One region of Tamandua tetradactyla isolate mTamTet1 chromosome 6, mTamTet1.pri, whole genome shotgun sequence genomic DNA includes:
- the KCNJ16 gene encoding inward rectifier potassium channel 16 — MSYYGSSYRIVNVDPKYPGYPPEHAIAEKRRARRRLLHKDGSCNVYFKHIFGEWGSYVVDIFTTLVDTKWRHMFVIFSLSYILSWLIFGSIFWLIAFHHGDLTNDPDITPCVDNVHSFTGAFLFSLETQTTIGYGYRCVTEECSVAVLTVILQSILSCIINTFIIGAALAKMATARKRAQTIRFSYFALIGMRDGKLCLMWRIGDFRPNHVVEGTVRAQLLRYTEDSEGRMTMAFKDLKLVNDQIILVTPVTIVHEIDHESPLYALDRKEVAKDNFEILVTFIYTGDSTGTSHQSRSSYVPREILWGHRFNDVLEVKRKYYKVNCLQFEGSVEVYAPFCSAKQLDWKDQQLLNMEKVSPVRGSVTSDPKVRRQSFSAVAIVSNCESPEEDTTSALDEGKEPPYQKALLALNRISVESQM, encoded by the coding sequence ATGAGCTATTACGGCAGCAGCTATCGGATTGTCAACGTGGACCCCAAATACCCAGGCTACCCCCCAGAACATGCCATAGCTGAGAAGCGAAGAGCCAGAAGACGTTTGCTCCACAAAGACGGCAGTTGTAATGTTTACTTCAAGCACATCTTTGGAGAATGGGGGAGCTATGTGGTCGACATTTTTACCACTCTTGTGGACACCAAGTGGCGCCATATGTTTGTGatcttttctttatcttataTTCTCTCCTGGTTGATCTTTGGCTCTATCTTTTGGCTCATAGCCTTTCATCATGGAGACCTGACAAATGATCCGGACATCACGCCTTGTGTGGACAACGTCCACTCTTTTACAGGGGCATTTTTATTCTCCCTTGAGACCCAGACCACCATAGGTTACGGCTACCGCTGCGTCACTGAAGAGTGCTCCGTGGCGGTGCTCACTGTGATCCTTCAGTCCATCTTAAGCTGCATCATAAACACCTTCATCATTGGCGCTGCCTTGGCCAAAATGGCAACTGCTCGAAAGAGAGCCCAAACCATTCGCTTTAGCTATTTCGCGCTCATAGGCATGCGAGATGGGAAGCTCTGCCTCATGTGGCGCATTGGTGATTTCCGGCCAAACCATGTGGTAGAAGGCACAGTTAGAGCCCAGCTTCTCCGCTACACAGAAGACAGTGAAGGGCGGATGACAATGGCATTTAAGGACCTAAAGTTGGTCAACGACCAGATCATCCTTGTCACGCCAGTGACTATTGTTCACGAAATTGATCACGAGAGCCCCCTGTATGCCCTTGACCGCAAAGAAGTGGCCAAAGACAACTTTGAGATCTTGGTGACATTTATCTACACTGGTGATTCCACAGGGACATCCCACCAATCCAGAAGTTCCTATGTTCCCCGAGAAATTCTCTGGGGCCACCGGTTTAATGATGTCTTGGAAGTTAAGAGAAAGTATTACAAAGTAAACTGCCTGCAGTTTGAGGGGAGTGTTGAAGTGTATGCCCCCTTTTGCAGTGCCAAACAATTGGATTGGAAAGACCAGCAGCTCCTCAACATGGAAAAGGTGTCACCAGTCCGAGGATCTGTCACATCGGACCCCAAGGTCAGACGACAGTCATTTAGTGCTGTGGCCATTGTCAGCAACTGTGAGAGCCCTGAGGAGGACACCACCTCTGCCCTAGATGAGGGTAAGGAACCGCCTTACCAGAAAGCTCTCCTGGCCTTAAACAGAATCTCTGTTGAGTCCCAAATGTAA